The Lolium rigidum isolate FL_2022 chromosome 2, APGP_CSIRO_Lrig_0.1, whole genome shotgun sequence genomic interval GGTGCACCTTCAAATTGTGaaacttgcttttttttttttgcgaataaattGTGAAACTTGCTGAGCTGCATGAGTTGTTGCTTCGAATTTACGAATTGATCATTGTCATTGTTGTACCAGAGAACTACCTTGGGACATTGGGTGTTCAAGAGCAAGAGCAGCCAGCAGAGCAGCAGCCCGAGGGGAGCCTGCAAAGGCTATATCTTCGCGATGGAGGTCATTGAGGAGCTCGAGTCATGGCCTGAGCAGGCAACCCACGGCCGGCGATGGGTGAGTTCCTGTCTACCATAACATTGAAATTTCCACCAATGTCATTGTGTAACCAAAGTACTGTGTCGCCTGCTGATGATCATTGATCAGGTTTCCCCTGGTGAAGCCTATCAGTTGTGTCGGTATGACTGGATGCGCGAGGCACTCACCGCACTGCTGGAGCGATTCTCGATGATCGAAGCGGTAGGGTCAGCGCAGGAACTGACTGATCAAAACGGTGTGTACATGATGTTGCAGACGACATCGGACGGCGCGGTTGCACTGTGCTGAGCATGCCGCTGCTCATTCTGCTGCTACAGCAGTTAACTGGTGAATGCAGCTAGTTAGCTCTGTCACCCCTTTCAAGTGCAATGCAAACATGGCCATCAGAAAAAAACAGAAACTCTGATCCCTT includes:
- the LOC124687165 gene encoding nudix hydrolase 13, mitochondrial-like isoform X1, yielding MSSLVCEGPAMSSSSPDEVLARKGRLKQRYDNEYRLVAGCVPYRVKKDEGNPCSLGDDRGQVEVLMISTPNRTDMVFPKGGWEDDEDVYQAACREAMEEAGVKGTIDRTTLGHWVFKSKSSQQSSSPRGACKGYIFAMEVIEELESWPEQATHGRRWVSPGEAYQLCRYDWMREALTALLERFSMIEAVGSAQELTDQNGVYMMLQTTSDGAVALC
- the LOC124687165 gene encoding nudix hydrolase 13, mitochondrial-like isoform X2, which encodes MSSSSPDEVLARKGRLKQRYDNEYRLVAGCVPYRVKKDEGNPCSLGDDRGQVEVLMISTPNRTDMVFPKGGWEDDEDVYQAACREAMEEAGVKGTIDRTTLGHWVFKSKSSQQSSSPRGACKGYIFAMEVIEELESWPEQATHGRRWVSPGEAYQLCRYDWMREALTALLERFSMIEAVGSAQELTDQNGVYMMLQTTSDGAVALC